TTGTAGAGCCTCTCATCCCTCTGCGAGTCGGCGGTGAGCTCCGGCCCAACCTGGGCCTAGCCTGTGtggacagggtttttttttttttctcccgtgAGGCTTTTCTGCTTCTAGAGTTTCCATGCTTAAGAATCTAGCACAGGAGTCCTGAGCACTGTTCCTAGCTGAGAGGATGAGGTGGGGTGGCAGCTAAAGAACTTCCAGATTCAGCTTATGACAACATGCCAGGTCTTACTTATCTAAGGGTGGCAAAGGGCCCAGCATTTCACCTCCATGGCTGAGTTGAGAagctgtataaataaagatggtATAGGACTGGCAGACCTCCCTCAGCTTTCTGAGCCTCCGCCCCTGCCAGAGCAGCTTAAACTTCACCCATCCAGAGGAGCTTGTCTAAGTTGGAGGTGATGGTATGGCTGTTACTAGGAGCAGTAACCAGATGTGTTACCTGGGGAATCCGGGACCCCTCCTGGCGGAAACTCTCCTCGGGCAAGTCTGGTCAGAAAGAGAGGAGACGCTAAGGACGGGTAGGGAAAGCCAAAGCTAGCAGGCTGCGGTTGGGGCGCATCTGGCAGGGACAATGGAGTCTGAGACGAGCGAGATACCTGGCTGATTGGGACTGGGTAGGTTAACACTCAGGTACCATGCAGCTCTGATAGGCTGGTGACAGAGGCTGTGAAGCAGGACTCAGCATTTCcctcccagtgctcaggagaatAGTGTCTTCCTGGGCTCTGCTAATGCTAAGGACAAGGAAAGACCCCCCCCAAATTTTACCTGCAAACGAGTCCTAATGCAGGGGATCCGAGCACCAGCCCCTAGCAGACTTTTCCCAATCACCATGACAGCCTCTGACTTGTCCCCTGAAGACGGGAATGAGCAGCTGCTCCCTAGAGAACAGAGGAAACTGATCATAAAGGCAGGACTAGAAGAGAAGGTAACTTCATTTACATCAGTTTCTTGACCTTGTTTTgtttatggtgctggggattaaacctagggtgcctaaccactgagctatataccAGCGGCCCTTCACTCAGCATCATTGAATTAGCGGTACAATCATTTGTTGTTGCAGTGATTTTGTGCATAGTAGGATGTTTACCAACATCCCTACCTCAAATTGTGTGTGCTGTTTCCTCCCTAGATCCTTCCCtattgtaatagctagaacctccTTGGATGTTGTCATATGTTCTCTGGGTGGCAGAATTGCTTCTGAGGGGTTCTAATCTGACCCAAGAAGTGAAGCTGCCACTTTGAGTTAAAATTAAACTTTCAAGTTTAATGACTCAATTTGTAAACCTTAGAGCCCACTCCAATCAGATGTTTAGGTATTTAGGAATAAAGTCCATCTGGGCATAGTGgtcatgcctctaatcccagcattccagaggcagaactGGAAGACCaactggtctatataatgagttccaggacagcgggctacatagaccttgtctcaaagggggagtgggggagtccATTATGTGCAACAATTGGACTGAGGACTAACTTGATTAGAAATTGATAGGTTGGTACAGTATATGTTGGACTCAATCATAGGAAACAATCCTCCTAGGCATGGATTGTTTCTTATAATTAATTGTtgatctttaattctagcactcagggcagtcaggtagatctctatgggtttggggccagcctggtctacaaagagttccaggacagccaggactacaaagagagaccctgtttcaaaagaaaaagaaaataatcccaTTTATTTCCTTATACCGCTGGGTCTCTAACTTAAAATACAAGTAGATGCCTTTAAGTTTAGTTAGAGTATAGGATGCCATTTATAATCATAGGTGAAAAGCCTGTGTTGTTTCAAATGTTCCAATTTTATCCCCACTCCTAGCTCTTGGAGTTAGGGAACTTGATTAAGTAGCACTTTGCAGGTAGAAAGTCCTCACATTCTTGAGCTACAAGCGAGGACTAGATAGTATAGAGCAGTTCCTGCACAGAGTGAACGTTCAATAAATGTTAActattactttattttacaaattCATTTCATTGAATTCCACCCTCCCATACAAAGGCACGTGTGTTAGGAGTGTGAGATACCAGGAGAATAACTCACACCTGCTCTGAAGTGGCCTGTATACATCAGGTCAAGAAAGAAAGTCCAGGTTAGGTAGCAGTACAGCTGAAGGGTTTCTTCTTGAAGCTTAGTCGGTAGCCTGTCTAAGCCCTGGGTGGTACAGAAGACAAGAAGCTGGGCAACTCGGATTTCAGGGGCAGTGGGTACAGACCTGATAAGCTGAGTGAATTGGGCAGTAGACAGGAGCCCAGATTTCGTGAGGAGGCTGGGCCAGAACTAGCAAGAGTTGGGGATGGGGCCAGGCTGCTTGTGGTAGGACGATGGTTCAGTGGCTGCTGCCGCCGTCTTCTGTCTGGGCATCGGGGCTCTGAGTGGAAAGGGCACAGCAGGTAAAGATAAAATAAGTGAGACACCATATGATGGGCTTCACTGACTTGCTGGCTTCCCCTGGCCAGGCATGGTCAGAAGATGCCTGTTTTCAAGTTTGTCAACAAAGCAGTCACCTGCCCTGTTCTGGAGCAACTGAGATGAAAGACATCTACTATTGACTCCAGCCATCTAAATCTCAGCCAGCTCTCATCCTACCAGTTTGTTGTGGTTAAAAGTTACAGCTTCTAGAACGTGGCCTTACTAGACTTCCCTCACCTCTAACTGCTCCTTTTCTCACTGAGGACCAATGTTCCAGCCATCTGGCCTTCCTCTTAAGTCCTGTAATCTCTAAGGCCCTTTTCTCCCTAAGTCTCCGATTGCCAAACCAAATCCTACTGCCTTTTCCCCACTCCTTTGCTGTCTGCTAGGAAGCTTACTTTTCACTTCATTTTCTCCCTTGCATTTCCATTTGTTTAGTCAAATCCTGATGGTTCGACACTTGCATCTTATTCATGCAATTGCCAGGGTATAAATGGATATTTTCATCTCCATCCTCAcccttggtttgatttttttttaaaaaaaaaaatcatacttttaCATAGGTGCCACCAAGTTATCCtaaaatagaaactttttttttttaaattattcactgAGGCTTGGGTAAGGAAGAAACAGTTTATCTGCAGACAGatcctcactgtgtagcccagactgtcttcACTGTATAACTTAAGCTAGACCTGAACTTTTGGTCTTGCCACACCCTGCCAAACGCTTGGACTGTATGCATTCACCACACCACTACATGTAGCTAAATTCTGAAGGTCTTTTAAAGATAAAGTCCATTCTAAACCCTTATATTCAGGGTCCTGTGCTGTGTTTCTTGGCTACCTATCATTAGGATGCTAGCTTCATCGCTCATACCTCAGTCATGGTTGCTACTATGAAATTCCTttgaaatttctgtttttctttaggcAGTACCTTGAGTCTCTTCCATGTTTCATCTCAAATGTCAGCTCCCTGTAAATGTTACCTTGGCCATTTACAGGCAAAATTAGTGCCCTTTTTCACATGGCTAGTATAGTTGTTTATAGATCAGTCACCTCTTAAAGTTTATGGGCATACTTAACTTCTAGGGATAGTACTCCGACGTGCTCCTCTGGCCTGAACTTGACTACTACAGGTTCTGAAGGGTGTGGCACCAGAGACAGATGGTAGGTGAATGGGACAGGGGACTTACAGTACAGGTTCAGTAGCTTTTAGCAGGTGCCAGGTGCTCTTGAATTGTCATAGAAACAAAACACTGGTGTCAGTATTCtaggtgtcttttttttaaatgtttgtttatttatttattatgtatacaatattctgtccgtgtgtatgcctgcaggccagaagagggcaccagaccccatttcagatggttgtgagccaccatgtggttgctgggaattgaactcaggacctttggaagagcaggaaatgctcttaacctctgagccagctctccagccccctctaggTGTCTTTTAATACAAGTACAGGTATGAGGTGTCTGTACTGGGTTTTAGCAGGCTGTGCCACTGTTACATACGTAACAgtgcaaacctgtaatcccagcatgcagaaggTTGTGGCAGGCAGGGTGActacaaattccaggccagcatgcGCTTCATaatgaggccctgtttcaaagaCTGTTTTGATCGATCTTAGGATGGAAGCCCTTCTTGCTATGTGTCCCTGCACTGGATAGCAATTAAAGtctaattagatttttttttttctacattagaTTTGTAAGAGTACAAAACAACCAGACCTTAGGGGGCTAGTGAGAGCAGAAATGCTGATAAGAACAGGAGTCGGAGAGACTTGTGGCCACATCAGCCTGTAACATTAGTCACCCTCAGTGACTTGTGGTACTCAAGTGTATATACCTGGTGGTTTGGATTGAAAATGTGAGTACTGAAATAGTCTTTTAGGGCAGAATGTATACCTTCAACCCCATAGGTGGGCAGAGCtctcaagtttgaagccagccttatCTACACGGCAAGTTTTAGACAAGCCAGGattatacagtgagaccttgtcataCAAATGAAGGCATGTTCCTCAGCACAGTAGGCAGAAATAATGGTGTGTGTGGATCAGAAATCATGTCTACATACAGGCAAGCTAAAATCCTGTGACTGCGTGATCCTTCACCTTACCCTCAAGTAATAAGCAAGAAAGTGGTTAAGAGTATGGgaacacacacctataatcccagcactcgagtggaggcaggaggccagttgtctacaaagtgagtttgaacccagcctggactatatgaacttctgtcacattaaaaaaaataaataaataaaagacaaagctgggcggtagtggcgcacgcctttaatcccagcacttgggaggcagaggcaggtgaatctctgtgagttcgaggccagcctggtctacaagagttagttccagggcaagcccccaaactacagagaaaccctgtcttgaaaaaccaaaaaaaaaaaaaaaaaaaaaaagacaaaccttTGGGACACATGTAGGTTCTAGTAATGGAGTGCTGAGTGTCACTCTGGAAATAATGAAGCAAGTCAGATAaaaagattggaaaaaaaaaaaaaggcaacacaAAATGGGAGACTAGAAcctgagaaagaaagcaaggcttAAAGCTCAGGAGTCTTATCCCTAAtcaggttttgaaaaaaaaaggcaaggtcTGATGAGTCTGGAAAATATAAAGTATTAAAGACAAGTATTTCAATAAATTACTTAAAGACTGCCTTAACACCTTCCTGTAATTTGTCAATGGAAACACAGCTGGCTCACTTTGAAAGGGGAGAGGGTATTTTCAGACAGGTCTCTctttaacagccctagctgtcctggaactctgtagaccaggctggccttgaattcagattCGCCTACCCctgtctcctaagtactgggattaaaggcatgaaccatcacCCGGTTCTAGCTCACTTTGTGCTTTGACTTTTGACTCCTCTTAACCCAGGTCTCACCCTATTTCTGTTAAGAGGATAAAAGGAGCCCCAATTCTGTATTTAGTTTTGAGTTACAGTCAACAGTGTAATGCCGATTGCAGGCTACTGTGATCGGCTCTGCTTCCACAGGTGGTAAAACGGTATTTTATGGTGACAAGCTGGGACTGGCAGGATAGGGCAGCCATGCTAAGTTGAGCCAGTTGTAGAATGAGTTAGGATGCATATTCTTAAGGTGTCATAGTTGGAAATATTAAGTCTGTTGCTTTATACCTAGAGTCTCCATCATCTCTCCAAACATCTTTGGGACATCTCTCAATATAGTACCCTAGATATTATTGAATCTTTGGAATGCTAACACAGCTGGTTCTTACAACCCTATGAAAATTAGAAAGATTAGATTAAGCATTAATTTAACTCCCAGCTAAACTTTTCCTTCATCACATAGTAAGCATTTGCTGAATACTGAAGTGTTGGCATAGTGCTAGGTCCTAGCACTATGGTCAAAGTGGCAATGGTGATAGAGACAGCAAGTCCTATTGACTCACCCCAGAGGAACTGACTGCCACTGAGAGCTGGCCATTAGCTACTCTACCAAAAGTTGCCTGTTAGTTGAGCCAAGGCACTGACTAGGCCAGGCAAGAGTTCTAGTAATAGCAGGTTCAAGTGACAGAACTGGGAGTCGGATGAGAGCTGGTGAGAGGGCGACAGTTAAAGGCTTCTGCCTCACCTTTCACAACATTTGGCTGGATATAGGCTGAAGGGGCAAGACTAGAATCATGCAGGTGGGAAACTTTGGATGCAAAACTGAAATGGGCAACTGCATGATTATGGAATTTTGTGTCCTGGGTGCATCACCTGCCTCTGTATAATGTTACCCTGGCCCCTTTAGCTCttgcagttttttcttttttcttttcttttcttttcttttcttttcttttcttttctttctttctttctttctttctttctttctttctttttttttttttttttttgtagttttggagcctgtcttgaaaattgctctgtagaccaggctggcctctaactcacagagatccgcctgcctctgcctcccaagttctgggagtgtgccatcactgcctggcaactTTTGCAGTTTCTTGCATGCCTTTGCCTTTTCTCACTTCACTGTATTGCTCTCCAGTGCCCTCTTTCCCTGCAGTCACAGCAGCTACAGATAGTCTTGCTGGTGTCTGTGAGATGGT
This genomic window from Microtus ochrogaster isolate Prairie Vole_2 unplaced genomic scaffold, MicOch1.0 UNK625, whole genome shotgun sequence contains:
- the LOC101979569 gene encoding cytosolic carboxypeptidase-like protein 5 encodes the protein MVSHLFYLYLLCPFHSEPRCPDRRRRQQPLNHRPTTSSLAPSPTLASSGPASSRNLGSCLLPNSLSLSGSSCSFPSSGDKSEAVMVIGKSLLGAGARIPCIRTRLQARPRLGRSSPPTRRGMRGSTSPTSPIPQTRESSELEPGPRSATPGLPQAGPPRPHSAPAFSPNSCTLSDSPTRICYSKGPLNQCEVCFIPKSPSLTISPRV